A window of the Phragmites australis chromosome 20, lpPhrAust1.1, whole genome shotgun sequence genome harbors these coding sequences:
- the LOC133901206 gene encoding uncharacterized protein LOC133901206: MQQAHASMGFPFDRIISLPLALRAYNKTRCDQITVGYMKGAGSVNGDTRAMKMKLMFTVVLMALMGSTLFINGFLRTFLPRFNVTLRMFLGRYNLDPIARFLLHFAFFQFIPLLSSVLSNAEGQDDDTVLLLIILWLLLVELIRKKVQRMMLPTDGSSFSRAIGRFTLMDYSDEASRLVWVGYLIYSNLHQMHSHSVKAMFVILWSLGFVKLVQRVVNRWQASSSWHTARNPLLIAGYMQQIMEEEKDPEKNQPSDNSKMNMSDCKFAVMGEDTLLVRNKAEAAELKLTTTPGYGYGVGRRIVAIEKNSGQHQAQAPYYDQNEQKHVHLLIDAREMKEKKKLITVSKIWHMKEDDKEVLQFFRGKRRQHLEDLCLSFSLFKMLRRRFEHYPMVEVGSTMARRVMLEGLLNLEGYDCNRKAQRPFQVLQLELEFLNNYYQQAATPVVMAQHILFFCNSTFSMIFLLIFVAVILTILIENHEAAIIYCATMGLSSIPSSFPSIFLSTTMLLALTVIAIETYEFWTLFVFSNWNIVRLLCTYSSYGRLAQTFIRSIITARLCSYYTLPFLAKTSMKIQQVSIVDACGVLDKYSARTTHKKLPNRATTDIISTLKAVDLHTGIVRLPQMKGLHFDREPTSTEIILACHLATELFEMTEHRYKTKDEIGHQAVASALSKYCMYLVAHMPQLLPDDEAWASDRHEDMRSCLELVSKKCCGVVCAPSHHCRKANAEQILEKKEEDIHDPMTRSGVKLFRELERQAAGSSGGDHAVWKDLANFWVGLLVYLAPSNDVGGHAKALASWGGGLITCLWALCTHAGITRQPLEHKDEHGDMV, encoded by the exons ATGCAACAAGCACACGCCAGCATGGGCTTTCCTTTCGATAGGATTATTAGCCTCCCGCTGGCTTTGAGGGCTTACAACAAGACACGGTGCGACCAAATCACGGTTGGCTACATGAAAGGGGCCGGTTCCGTCAATGGCGACACGCGGGccatgaagatgaagttgatgtTCACGGTGGTGCTCATGGCGCTCATGGGCTCCACCCTCTTCATCAACGGCTTCCTCCGCACGTTCCTCCCGCGGTTCAACGTTACGCTGCGCATGTTCCTTGGCCGGTACAACCTTGACCCCATCGCGCGCTTTCTGCTGCACTTCGCCTTCTTCCAGTTCATTCCTCTCCTGTCCTCTGTGTTATCCAACGCTGAGGGTCAGGACGACGACACGGTGCTCCTCCTGATCATCCTTTGGTTGCTCCTAGTCGAGCTCATCCGCAAGAAGGTGCAGCGGATGATGCTTCCCACCGATGGCTCCTCGTTCTCGAGGGCCATAGGCCGGTTCACACTGATGGATTACTCGGACGAGGCGAGTCGCCTGGTGTGGGTCGGTTACCTCATCTACTCTAACTTGCACCAGATGCATTCTCACTCGGTGAAGGCCATGTTTGTTATCCTCTGGTCTCTGGGCTTTGTGAAGCTGGTGCAGAGGGTGGTCAACAGATGGCAGGCCAGCAGCTCCTGGCATACAGCGAGGAACCCTCTTCTTATTGCAGGGTACATGCAGCAAATCATGGAGGAAGAGAAAGATCCGGAGAAGAACCAACCAAGCGACAACTCGAAGATGAACATGTCCGATTGCAAGTTCGCGGTGATGGGCGAGGACACGCTCTTGGTGCGCAACAAGGCGGAAGCGGCAGAGCTCAAGCTGACCACTACCCCTGGATATGGCTACGGTGTGGGAAGGCGCATCGTGGCCATAGAAAAAAACTCCGGCCAG CACCAAGCCCAAGCCCCTTACTACGACCAAAACGAGCAGAAGCATGTGCATCTCCTCATCGACGCCAGGGAgatgaaggaaaaaaagaaattgatcACAGTGAGCAAGATATGGCATATGAAAGAAGACGACAAAGAGGTCTTACAGTTCTTCCGTGGCAAAAGGCGGCAGCACCTTGAGGACTTAtgcctctctttctctcttttcaaGATGCTGCGGCGCAGGTTTGAGCACTACCCCATGGTGGAGGTCGGCTCCACCATGGCACGCAGGGTGATGCTCGAAGGCCTCCTCAACCTCGAGGGCTATGACTGCAACCGCAAAGCTCAAAGGCCCTTCCAAGTGCTTCAGCTGGAGCTCGAGTTCCTCAATAACTACTACCAGCAGGCGGCTACCCCTGTGGTGATGGCCCAACATATCCTTTTCTTCTGCAACTCCACCTTCTCCATGATCTTCCTGCTGATATTCGTCGCCGTCATCTTAACTATACTAATCGAAAACCATGAGGCCGCAATAATATATTGTGCCACCATGGGCTTGTCCAGCATCCCCTCATCTTTCCCATCCATCTTCCTGTCCACCACCATGTTGCTTGCGCTCACCGTCATTGCCATTGAAACATACGAATTCTGGACCTTATTCGTGTTCTCCAATTGGAACATAGTGCGCTTGCTGTGCACATACAGCTCGTATGGGCGGTTGGCCCAGACCTTTATTCGCTCCATCATCACAGCACGCCTTTGTTCATATTATACACTTCCATTCTTAGCCAAAACCAGCATGAAGATCCAACAGGTATCCATCGTTGATGCCTGTGGTGTACTTGACAAATATTCTGCAAGGACGACCCATAAGAAACTTCCGAACAGAGCCACAACAGACATCATCAGTACCTTGAAGGCTGTCGATCTCCACACCGGGATCGTCAGACTGCCACAAATGAAGGGCCTCCACTTTGACAGGGAGCCCACCTCCACCGAGATCATCCTGGCGTGCCACCTGGCGACGGAGCTGTTTGAGATGACGGAGCATCGCTACAAGACGAAGGACGAAATAGGCCACCAGGCAGTTGCGTCTGCGCTGTCCAAGTACTGCATGTACCTGGTGGCGCACATGCCCCAGCTGCTGCCCGACGACGAGGCGTGGGCATCCGACAGGCACGAGGATATGAGGAGCTGCCTGGAGCTTGTGTCGAAGAAATGCTGCGGCGTAGTTTGTGCGCCAAGCCATCACTGCAGGAAGGCGAATGCAGAGCAGATCCtcgagaagaaggaggaggacatACACGACCCGATGACACGGAGTGGTGTAAAGCTGTTCCGTGAGCTCGAGAGGCAAGCAGCTGGATCGTCGGGGGGAGACCACGCCGTTTGGAAGGACCTGGCCAACTTCTGGGTGGGGCTCCTCGTCTACCTCGCACCATCCAACGATGTGGGAGGCCATGCCAAGGCGCTGGCCTCCTGGGGCGGCGGCCTCATCACCTGCCTCTGGGCCTTGTGCACTCACGCGGGGATTACTCGCCAGCCACTCGAGCACAAGGACGAGCACGGTGATATGGTCTAG